The DNA segment AGCTctgctgtagttgtggttaagaaGTTATCGTAGCAAAACAGTCAGAGCATTTGTACagtatatgaaattttcagacGTTTAATTTCAGTATTCAAGTTCGTAGCGCAACTTAgcaatgtttgttcatgttagcaTTTTAGATTTTTccgttcatccattcatccacccaTCAGTCCATCCATCATGAAAGGCGCATTGCCTGAGCCTATCCCAACCACCTATAGGTGAAGGCAGAATGCGCCCTGGACGTGATGACAGTTCATCACGTCCACTATTGTGGAACCGCCTCTCTGCCTCGGTCCGGGAGGCTATCACCATCTCTgtgtttaagagtaggttaaaaactttcctttttgatgaatcctatagttaAGGTggttcaggctgctcttagttctgctgctataggcttagactgctgggagactcatctggaccttttctctcctaatcttctcttctatttacgccccagtgaatgcatgttactgacttgacttcttccctggagtttctgtgctttatctcctcacaggttttcccaggatcatcacaggttttccgtGGACcaactctggacctgctgctttGGTCCTGCCTCtgtcctgccttcatcgtcatcactcacttatcaatatagttgtgatagtgtttatcatatacttccatagatggtagaggtttctattatttgtactaactgttgtagtagtagtatatccactgttaatacttgttatgtagtggtagtattaacagtcaaggacctttgttctggtttttagtaattgtactaacaccagctgatcaacttttgacagttctagttcagttatctgtgcatcgaTTGCATCCATGTGCCttccctacttccccccttctccctctctccaccagtctctctctatctctatctctatctctatctctctttcaccccaactggtcaaggtagacggccatcctccagaagtcagggtctgcttgaggtttctgcctgttaaaaggaagtttttcctcaccactgtcactggTCACAAGTATttggtcctggaggattctgttgggtttctgtaaattggcttagagtcttgTTTCGACCAATTCGATatgtcaagtgtcatgagataacttttgttatgatttggtgctatataaatagaatttgattgattgactgattgattgatcacAGAACTGACATATAGATGAATaaccattcactcacacattcataccTATGAATGTTTTAGATTAATGTTTATCAGTAAACAAGAATATTTTATGTAATAATTGATAATTCAATAAAGTCACCATTTCTAACAAAACTGTTGGCTGTGAAATTATATAAATAGGAGGAATCTACACCTGAAAGTGGCATTGTCATAACTGTTTTTGTCAATGATCTGCTCAGATGTCTCTGCATCTTTAACATGACAACACTGGACtgattttggccttttttttttaaatactttttttttttttacttcactctCAAAGATAGAGGTAAACTGCGCCAGAGCAGTGTCTATTTTGGTGACATGTATCACATGCGACAAAAGACATTGAACTGTTTAACATAAAATtagatgtttcttttctgtctttgccACAAAGCATGACTTTTGTAGCCCATAAAATTCAGACTTCATCAACAAATTGACCAAAAAGGATCATTCAGGACCATCATACCATTTTAGCctcaagtcatatttttttcaggtcatagccaatgatgaaaaatgaatcagtagtattaggagagtaaagttacatagatattacaatttggccaaatatataacttaggcaattatgctatgaggctaatgatatgtgtaaatggtggaaCAATTCAAACAAGATCAAAAAAATGATTGGTCTCTCACTATGAtcacattcatatttttttcaagTTAGGTCCCATGGACAGACGGATCAAGACTTCAGTCCTCTTTAGCCATCTTAAAGCTTCAGTCTATGAACCAATGGGTAATGTCACTATGTACAGTTTATCTTATACATCAATGTAATGTAATTATGTATATTCAATTACACTTCTGCAGTTACATCCGCCCTAAatgttacacactgaacctttaagttCATTATGTATCAATGTTCTGTACATGAAATACacagttctttaaaaaaaaaaatgcactgataATATCAACTAAATTGTGGCTCAATGTAGGTTTTCAGACTTGTACTGACAGTCTCTATGTACTGACAAAAACCCTAATGGGGTGTTTGGATGTGGTAGCATGTTAGACTAGTACAGTAGGTCAGGTTAAGGCAGCTTAATCAGTTATGTCAGTCCTTTGCAATCTAACACCTGGATGAGTGTTTGGCTGTCTGGGTTTCTGGTGGTCATTGTGCCTCAAAACACATTTGTTCTAGTTACAAAGGGTCTTGCAGCCTCACATATTTACACACCACTACACGACTGCAATACACACCAGTAGCCAGTAAAGTCCGAGTCAGAGTGCAGTCACAATATTAAGTTGTTACTGTCCATCTAAATTAAATTATGCTTAAAAGATTCTATTTGTGTGTGCAATTTAATAATGTTCTGTTTTCCATGCCCCCTTGACAAACGTCTACACTAGTGCATAATCAAACTGACCCCTCTCCAGCCCCTCCTTGTGGTCAGTCCAGGATGATGCAGGCATGCGGCTGTAGGGGTCCAGCAGGATCCTGAAGCACCTGACCAGCAGGAAGATCAGGAAGAGCATGAGGAGGCCTACGAAGGCCAAGGCAGTGCGCTGCTCAGTGTCCATCCCAACCAAAGCCAGAggggggctgctgctgctgccaccgCCAGGACTGCCGGTGAGGGAGGAGCTGGCCGGGGACAGCAGCAACTCGTAGTCAAGTGTGGGCACATCATTCATCCTCCACGGGGCCCGTAGGCAGGGCTTACACACTGACTGGATTGTTGGTGTGTTGGGAGGAGGTGTGGAGAATGATGGGAAGGTGTTCATGAGGGGCCCTGCACAGGAAAAGGCCAAACTGGAAACTGGGTAGTTGGCTAAGAAGCTAAAGAGGAAGGAAGCTTAGCAGCTATATATCCCCTGTTTATgaggtaaaagacaaaaaaactcaGAGTACTGGAGCTGGCTTATATCATGTTTAGACATAAGCTTTATGTGTCTATGTTGTTGTGTGTCTTGTTATATACATGCTCCTCTGCTGGCCGATTTATTTTGTCAAATTGAGGTCAGTCAAAGTGACATGACCCGTACAGGTCTAGCCCTAATTATCTCTGACAATGTGACAGATAAagataaacatacacacacttccCAACAACCAAGGACTACTTTTTAGCGTCACACATTTTGAGAAACAAACTAAACAGTCTAATGAAGCTCCACCGCTTCCTATTTAAGGAACTGACCCTCAGGCAATCACTGTTTTAGAGTATTTATCAGGGCCGCCGTGCCACATCAGCTCTAATTCTCACTTTCAATCAGAGCAGACAGGACATGACAGCACTTCTTGTTAATGCTTGTCTGATCACAGTCAAGGTCACGGTTCTTTATGGGGAGAAAATTGTGTGCAGATGGATTTTTATCACCTGGTCATGTACACCTGCACacatgaatgtgtttgtgtgtagatgtgtgcaCAATCTGTCTTGTGTTACTGAACTAGACACACAATCAAGTAAAATACTATTTAAAGTATCTGCAGAGGCAGCAACAccaggtgtgtgtttgttgctTTGAGTTGATGTGTCTGTGTGTCGTTAATTAGATCAGGAGGTCAGTGGATTGATGGCCCTGAATATAAAGCAGTGCATCACTTTGCTGTTGTTTCCTGCTAAATGCAAAGTTTTCCCCTTTGCGTGGCTAGTTGATAAGTGGGTCAAAGCTGTCAAGTGTTTAAATAAGTCCCCTTTACCATTCCCCTTTGGGATGAGCTCTTCAAAAACCACCCTCCTTGACAAGGGGAGACATAACACGAGGTAGAAAATGAGGGAGAGAGTTCTGGGAGGGTGATTTAGTGTCTGGGAGGTGTGTTAAGTTGTCAGTCGAGAATGAAAGTGTCAGTTGACTGGACACATAATCGATGTTTAGTTTTCAGTAGTCTTCAGCAGATATGGCAAAGGGAGGCCATCAGATATTGTATCACCAGATGTTCCAGGCTGCAGCTCCTATTGAATCGCCACCTGAAACCACAAGAGGCACCATATTAGAAAAGCACTGGGACGAGTTAATAAAACCTTAACCATTTTAATTTGTGAAATAAAATGGTTGGAGAGACACAGCCCAACCTGTTTAACATAACTACCAGCATTACCTCTGCATTAGATTACATTTAGTTGGAACATTTAAGTAACAGCGACCTGTAAAATGTCTGGTTTGGAATAATTCATCCACTGGGCATCAATCTTCATCCTACATTAAACTGCATGTTACATCCACAAAAACCTCAATATTATGTTAAAGACCAACAACCTCCAAGCCACAACTACACACTAAAAAAGTTTAGACCAAGACACATTATTAtgtgttggttttgtttcttttcattcagtcataataataaatacCTTGACTAACTCCCCCTCATTTTGCAAAGACACTGTTACTGTATCCTGCATCTGGTACCACCCAAAAGTATCAATTAAGTAACCAGTGACTCATTTTAAACGTATGGTTAGTTACATTTGAGCCGTGCTTAAACTGATATAGTTTATGTTTTGATTTAGCCATATGTGAAATACAGAAATCAGATGCTCCCTAACCAATAAGGTCACCCTAACTTTAGGTCTGAGTTCGATGTTAGCCAAACTAGCCAAACAGAGAACTTTTCTTCCTTATTCCAGACTAATAGTGAATTAATACAGCACTTTAATGCCACCAGAAAAAAAACGTATTTACAACCTTtcaacatcaatcaatcaatcaatcaatcaatcaacctttatttataaagcgcttttcatgcacagatgcaacacaaagtgctttacagaattaaaaacaattacacaataaaaacagaataacaattacaaagaaaacccctccctcccaccctccatactagacacgcacacacacacacacacacgcccacacacttacacacttacacacacgcacacgcacacaacagggagacatggcatggcactgtggatcaaggacatattgtacatattgtataaataaataaatatgtattgaacatattgtaatttaagttgtCTGCATTTTCTGACTGTACAAAATATACCCCATGTCACAGATTTTCATTAATCAAAAATGTTTTCTGATTGTTGAAACTTGACCTAGCCTTCTTGTTTTTGGTGGCTGGAGAAACTAAGAGAGGTCAGCATGGCATGGCAGCgtgaggagaacatgtaaactccacacagaaagccaCTGGTCCAATTAGGAATCAAACTTGCAACCTTCTTGGTGTGAGGAGACAGTGCTAATCACTGTGCCACCATGCAGCCCCAGTAGGTAAAACGGTATACATGTCACTCTTGCTAATGTAAGTAAGTAACCATAACTACACTAGAGAGTCTGCCCAGTAAAACTATGTTTTATTGAATAAATAGAAGCTCTGAAAGTCACAGGCAACACGTTGCCAATCACAGCCTTCCATCTGACATAAAATTGCATTGatggaacaataataataataataataataataataataataataataataatagtaaagtattattattattattattattattattattattattattattattattattattattatagaagaTGCACCAGAATACTCTATTagaaagttcaaataaaataattaagacCAGAATGACACCTGAAGGAaaacaaatattgatttttggagcagcatctagtggtgtCACACTTTAAGACAGGTCAGATAGGTCTGACTATGCAGGACTACTTATGACAGCTGAAATTGAGttttggacaaaaataaataaattgggtcTCAACACTTAAAAAATATGGGCATTTTTTTTCAAAAGCAAAAAACACTCTCTGTATGTGCACAATACAAATAAAGTATATTTTTTCTTGTTGGTGATATGGACCACATGGAGTAGATGATTCATTCCTTCCTTGTTCATCATATGATGTGATTATTACAACCGTCTGCACAATAAAAAACAGTCAGTTAAAGTTACATTAGCCATCTGTGGATTGAATACAGGACACCAGCATCTCCTGTAATGACACTCAATTAGTGCTCAGATTATAATGTCATTAGGGCCACATTAGCAGTAATGAATGCATGATTATAAACACTGATATACCATTACATCAGACCATTTGTCACTGCACTGCACTGCACCAGTTGTTCACTTGCTGACCTCCTTCACTCCTTCTGCTCACATGATGGGAGGGAAGACAAACTGTTTTGGAACCTCATTAATAATCTAAAATAACATCTCATGTGGCAGACCAGGTTTCAAATCCTTGAAGAAATTTGATCGGCAAACCATTTTTACCTGCTCACCATTTGAATAGAGTGGTGACTGGGCTATTTGCTTTGACAAAAGTGATATGGAGAGATATGGAGAGTGCACTGTGTGGGGGAAGACAGAGGAGATAAAGGCAAAAAGTGGATGCATGGGAAGAGAAAGGCTGACAACAGAACAAGTATTAAGTACTTTGAAACTTGAAGTGAATTCTATGGattcagaaaaggaaaaaaggacAGAAAGGCAGTGATTAAGTAACAGTAATTTGCAGAGTATTGTCTCTCTGAAGAGTGCCTTATAGGCTAAAACTGAGTTGAATACATATCAAGATAAAAATAAGAATGTGGGCTGAAAACAGGAAGCTGAGAGACAGAATCATGAAAACTGATAGCAGAGGTAACATGGACAATAATGTAAATGTAGCTGTGGTGAGTGGACAGTAGCAGAGGTTTCATGGCACAAACTGAACTCACTCTCCTCTGCATGATCACGGAAAACGCCTTTTCTAGACGCACTCTGGGTGTCTCTGTTTCTGTCACTTTCAGTTCAAAGGTTTTCTATCTGCTACTTCATCAGCCGGTGTCTCCAGGGCGCTCAGTGCACCAGACAGAGCCTGGCAGCCGGATGACACACCtgggaggtgacacacacacgctacacgcacacgcacacacacacacacacacacacacacatatacacacacacacagtgaatgaATGTGCAGTTTTGGGTGTGTACAAACAGacccattgtgtgtgtgtgtgtgtgtgtgtgtgcgtgcgtgtgtatgtgtgtgtgtgtgtgtgtgtgtgtgtgtgtgtttctgcatcTTCGTCCAGCTTGTGATTGCCTCTGAGTGAAGTGAGTAGCAAAGTCCAAAAATAGGCTGGAAAACCTTGAAACTGTTCTCAAGGACACAATTTCAACTGACACTGAAACTGTCTGCAGCACCACATCAGAACTGACTCCCAACTCTATCCACTACCATCACACATTTATAGACATAGTTTTTAGACTAATATTGAGGCTTATAACATAATTTATGTCTATTAGATGAGTTTTATTTGGTCAGTCGTTCACGTGTTTCTTGCTTGGCTTTAAAAGTATTAATCATCCCTAAACATTGCTCTTTTTTGAAGGTATACTGCATCTGCAACTGTCCGACACCAACAAACTTACAAATCAATCCATGGAATTCTGTGCAGATACAATGAAAGCAGTTTAGGCCTTCATAATtgaaacataatgtgctgcacacttttaatacccctcggccaaatagagcgtaagatttttttttttaaagttactgccctataatttagattagattgtctttgtgtaaaacttattacatacacatttagatttgaaagtactcagataatATAACTGCactggaccttgaaaaagtaggtcaaggtgacctattttcaataggcttctgctccaagccaagatgcatccacagtataaatttggtgcagatatgtcaatgcattcttcagatattGCAATTATGTTGTTGAAAAGATATGTCgccatttgactttgaaaaagtaggtcaaggtcacctattttcagtgggtttctgctccatgccaagattcATCCAAAGTATAATTTGTcagattatgtcgttgaatggacagacagctggacagacgacaaaacaattacaataccccttcggccagaagttggccgGAGTAAAAACAAGAACCATTAGACACCCAGTGGTTCTTGGTATCGATATTCACTTAGTTTCACCTAGTATCCCCCCACTGACAGCAGACAACTCAGGAACCATCTTTCCATAAATGGTGACTCACGTCTTTATTTCTCCGATCTGTAGAAGCTACTAGACCTTTATTTGAAGGATGGTCTCGTCTTTATTgctattttcctctgtttaataagTAGAAATGTCTGAGAAATGTGTAGATCTGCTCCTACTTGTGATATTAATActactgcattgttttttttttcaaattgtttcACATACAAATCCATCTATCCTTTCAATGGATTGCCAAATTCATTGTTTATCAGGACTATTGTAAGCGTTATCCTACAGTGGAGTTTTAAGTCTCTGCAAATGGTTAAAATACACAGACACTCGTGCTTGAGAGCAGATAACTCCGACTGCTCAATCTAATGAAATTATAGCAACAGAAGTGAACATTGTGGTAACCTGCAGCATATTATGACAGACAACTAATGTTTATTcatactatcattattattattattattattattattattattattattattataattattattattattatgcttgtATTTGAGGACAGCAGTTATTAGAGAccagtggcagctggtgaaattattttttggtgggcgcagcatgcaagtcagttttcagatgcactataacTACATATCACCACTACGATACGCTAAAGCACacgcaccactattttaaaatattgatttaaatgaaaataaaaatacacagtacgtGCTCTCAGTCAatcattttttatatgtaaacttcccctgtctatccttcaaacattcacatttttccattgctctattgttaaagtcaggcatgccCCTGAGAAGTGTCTCTTCCTCTGATAGTATGAACAAtgcatttagatcaggggtggaGGTAGTATGCATGGCATTAACAAAATAGAAATTTGTCTGCGGGCTAAATTATGTTGTTATCACTGCTCGTGCCAGgattcttcttcatgtgagataGGGGGGGCCGCACCCTAGTGCCCTCTATTGATAAGCTGTTAGAGACTCAGCTTTGAGCCCTgcataatatttttttgcaaataaaaattGTTGTTCCATGAGTTGTTAAAAAATATTGAATGgtccagacagatggacagacaaaatGGCAAAAAACAACATTCCAAAATGTAGATGCCTAAGCGCTGCAACTTAAGCAGAAAAAACATTGAATGGTTTAACAATTCTACTTCGCCAAGTcaaaatgcatttgttttttttgtagttcctCCTCATGGTTCACAGGTTGCTGATAAGCAAAAACAACCCCTCCAACACACAACTGATGAACTGTATCAAGTATGGTGAAGATGTATTCAGTTGTTTTCCAGCTCTACCCTGGAAACAATATTATCGTTCATCCAAAGCAATGAGGACCAGCTAGTGTGGGTTGTGGGTGGGCTCTGTGGGTTCTGAGATGACTCAACAGGCCAATCTGGCAGCAGAAGCTGAACTGAGGCTGCTCTTCCTAGCCTGTCTGTGTTGCTCAGCTGCAGCAGTCCTGGTGGCTTCACAGGTTTTGGTGCCTTGCTGGACAGCTGATTGCCACTTGCCTCTGTCCTGTGCTGTCAGTTGCTATCCATTATGGTTAATGCCAAAAGCATTAATATTGAAGCACTTTCTCTGACCTCTTTGGGAGCGTTTGACATGTAATAGTTCACCATATAGTAGTTTCTTTGGGAGCTGGGGGTCTGGCATGCAAACTATGTGTCCTGCCCATTGAAGCTGTGCCTGCATCAAGATGGTGTATATGCTGGGCAGGGAAGCATAGGTGAGGACCTCGGTGTCAGGAAACGTGTCTTGCCACTTTATCAGAAGTTTTCTGAGGCAAGTGGTATGGAAGTGGTTTAGCTTCTTTGTGTGGCGCTGGTATACTGTTCATGTCTCACAGTAGTAAAGTAGTGTGGTGAGAACTACGGCTTGGTACACCTTGATCTTGGTCTCCACTGTGATGCCTCTCCTGTTCCACACATTCTTGTGTAGTCTGCCAAAGGCAACACTCACTTTAGCACATCTGTCATTTTTCTTGTCAACAATGACAACGTTCTGGAAAGGGTACTGCCTAGGTAGGTGAACTTGACCAGTGTTTTCAGTCAGTACCCACTGATGGTGATGTTGGGCTCAGCATAAGGTTTTCCAGGGGCAGGCTTGTGCATCACTTCAGTCTTCTTTGTGCTGATGGTGTGGCCAAATTTGCAGCAGGCCTCTGCAAACAGATCAACACTGCATTGCATCTAAGCATCTGTGGCAATGTTGAGGGCACAGTCATCAGCAAACAAGAATTTGTTGATGGTGTCTGACTTAACTTTGGTTTTTGCTAAAGTTGAAAAGTGAGCTATCGGTATGATGTCTGATGTCAATTCCAGTATTAAAGTCACTGAATGCATCAGACAGCATAGCTGTAAAACATGAGACTGAAGAGTGTGGGAGCCAGTACACAAGCTTGCTTCACTCAATTTGTGACAGGGAATGCAGATGTTTCTCCACTGTCCTGAGCCCTGGCCAGCATGCCATCACATAGTTGTATAatgatgggaattgttaagaatttaacgattccgattccattaggatattgcttatcgatccgattccttatcaattctcttatggattctcattgggtgagggaataaaagagtaaaacaggtgtgtttgcattagctgtcttttatatttccatcataataaaaacagatgacgccagcctggttcgggggggggggcgtacagtgaaagtgaaactaaagacgctatactaattcctctattgccgcattggtactacgtggaaccggttcaactcggctcggcttgtctcccgttgttgtgcacctcatttcctttcccttcttaccttcagaaacttgtatttgaggagttacgatgtatgttgcccacactggaactggAACCGGCCTGGCATTCaattctgccgctacattcacaagacaCCGctgtgtatcaaatacgtgacattcctgtaaatgattcacatgctgtggacaaatgtttgaggatattggagggattccacccttttgaagacatggaagctttgacagtattccaagtaagtggacctggtgtcatctttttagaccgtttctgcctcaacgccatgttggctatgttctgaccaaaaatatgcagcgtacgtgtgacgtcattgcgcatgcacaacgaaggcggaatcgaaaagcagaatcattaagcaggcaggcaaacgattccaaggaatcgagctactgggaaccggttctcaaaaaagaaccggttctcaattcccatccctactaacGATGGTAATAAACTTATCGAGGCATCCATATTTTGCCATAATTCACCACAGGCCATCTCTGCTGACAGTGTCAAAAGCCTTGGTCAGATTGACTTAGGTTGAGTGGAGGTCAGCATTCTGTTCCTGACTTTCCATCTCAGTAGTCCCGTGTTCTTTATGGAAGGCAGACTGACTTTCAGGTAGGAGTCCCTGCTCAAAGTATATGATGAAGATGGTTCAGGAGAACTCTAGCAACAATCTTACCTGCGGTGGACAGCAGGGAAATTCCATGGTGGTTATCACAGGCTTGGTGGATTCCTTTATTTTTGTACAGATGGATGATGGAAGCATCCTTGAAGTCCTGTGACACTGATTCATGCTCCCCTATAATCTGTACTAATTTGAGAGCTGATCCACCCTCTTTAGAGACTTCAGCTGGGATGGAAATTGAGCCAGGTGTTTTCCCACTGGATAGCAGATGTATGGCTTTCTCATCCAGGGTTGGACCTGCATCAAGTGACACGTTCATTGGGATCTGTTTGCAATGGCTTCGTCGTGGATGGTGGAAGATCTGTTCGGCCCATCTTTCCAATACCTTGTCCTtgtttgtaataactgttgagcCATCTGCACTGAGTAGTGGGGATGAGCTTGAGCTGGTAGGGCCGTAGACTTCTTTCAGGCTACTATAGAAGTTTTTCATATCATTCCTGCCTGCAAAGCCTTGGATCTCATCAGCTTTTTTACTGAGCAAGAAATCTTTCATTTGGCGCAAATTAATCTGGAAAGTGCTGCATATGTTTCTCAGTGCGTCTTTCTTTGCTGTTGACTTTTGGTCATCTAGGTAAGCTTTGCAGGTCATCTGCTCCTCCACCTCTCTGACCtttctctttcctcttcttctcctctattCACACCCCAGCAAATACGTGTTACTGACTTTCCTTCTTCCCCTGAGTCTCTATGCTTTATtgtctcacaggttttccctggatcatctctggatctgctgctgtggtcgtactctcctgccttcattgtcatctCATTGATCCATATAGTTGtcatagtgtttattatatagtaacagatggtagaggtttctgttatttgtactaacagttgcagtagtagtatatccactgttaatacttgtatttgtagtagaagtattaacagttatggacatttgttctagctacTGGTAGTTCtactagcaccagctgttctagtttttagCAGTTCTAggtcagtttgctgtgcatccatttgccccccccccaccccccacccccatctctctctctctttttttctctcccttTACTCTTTCTCTTTAGCCACATCTGGTcaagaaaaataatccaattatagaaccttttataatgttacaaAACATTTTACGTCACTAGCAACAGCTagatgaactgaaatgaagcaaagtcgGCTAATAATggtactgtagatgattaagatatgacatatctgctaaggtgtgtggtttactgctgctttatatatgtttctatgtggtttatatatgtttctatatggtttatatatggttatatatggtttatatatgtttctatatggtttactgcttgttggctggtttataaatgtttctgtggtttatatatgcttctatttctatgtgatttatatatgtttctatatggtttactgctggttggctggtttataaatgtttctatgtggtttatatatgtttctatctggtttactgcttgttggctggtttataaatgtttctctgtggtttatatatgcttctatttctatgtggtttatatatgtttctataggGTTTACTGcaagttggctggtttataaatgtttctatctgatttatttatgtttctatatggtttactgctagttggctgtttgatatatgtttctatgtggtttactgctggctactttgtgcatctcctctcatgcttcatgtatctcctctttgtGCGCCccccatgtatgtatgtgtgtgtgtgtgtgtgtgtgtgtgtgtgtgtgtttgtgtgcatgtgtgtgttttttaaaaggGGGGGGGCAAATTCATATcttgcctagggtgccaaaatggctagaaccgacagactatgattgtttgcttgtttgatcagctctatatgacgtgaaattatgatcgtaaatgcaaaaaaaacatcagctttcaggagtgctgccttagagcacttttgtgtccccaccaatgtcagaatcaaacctactcccttgccctaagaaatacgagaaaaaccaa comes from the Sphaeramia orbicularis chromosome 4, fSphaOr1.1, whole genome shotgun sequence genome and includes:
- the ctxn1 gene encoding cortexin-1; the encoded protein is MNTFPSFSTPPPNTPTIQSVCKPCLRAPWRMNDVPTLDYELLLSPASSSLTGSPGGGSSSSPPLALVGMDTEQRTALAFVGLLMLFLIFLLVRCFRILLDPYSRMPASSWTDHKEGLERGQFDYALV